From Petrotoga mexicana DSM 14811:
GGCTGTGTGAAGACCTCGTAAGCACCTTGCAAATATTGTAGTTCCCTTAAAGCACTCTCTTTTTGGGAGGCTTCATTACGTAGATCTGTTGATTCGGCCGTGTCCATAAGTTGAGTATAATGTTCAATTTGACTATTTATTTCATCGTTGCTGTATTCTAGAAACTCGGGGTACGATTGAGCTATATTCAAATAACTTTCAAGGTCATTTTTTTGAGATATTTTCATAGGTAGTAAATTTTCAACGATGAAAATATAAGAGACATACCATTCTTCAGGTAACCCATTACCACTCAATATATCGTCACGATACTTCTTTTCAACGTTTGCTAAGTCATCGAAAGATTGAGCTTTATAAATATCATATGCTATAGCCAAGGGTTCGTATGAAATTACAAAATCATAGTTAGACATATATGAATCGTACCAATTAGTAATCTGGTAATCCACGAAGCTGGTAGTTAATTGATTTTTTATATCTTCGTCTACTAATAACTCATCCGGGGTTTCATATATTTTTTTGCCTTCGACTCGCACTATTTGATATCCCAATGGAGAACTTAATGGACCGATTATTTCTCCGGGAGTTGAAGAGAGTGAAGCTTCAAATATATTTTCAGAAATATCTCCACGTTTAACCCATCCCACCAAGCCGCCAACTGATGCAGTTTGAGTATCTACAGAGTTTTCTGAAGCTGCTTGTGAGAAAGAGATCTTGTTTTGCAATATTTCAGATTTAATGTTATTGGCCGTACCTTCATCTGTAGTTACAATCCTGCTGATTTTAACCGTATCATATTGACTTTTCAGATTTTCAAAATTATCAGAAACATAGGTTGATAGCTCTTCTTCAGAGAAATTGGAAAAGTAATTTCTTAATTCATTAATTACCTCGTTTCTGTACACTAGGCTGCTAACGAAACCACGAAAATATTCTTCTTTTTCAAAAAACTGCAAGAAAATTTGTTTAGTGCTTTCGCTTCCCATGTATTGATTGTACATTTGATCTGTTTCTTGGGAAATTTTCGTTGCATCTAACGTTATTCCATTATCGTTTAAAAATTTTTCCATGGCTTTGTATTCCATTAAAACATCTGTTATGCTTATTAGATCTATTGGTTTGTTAAAATACTGGTCGTATTGGGGATTTTGACTCAACATATTTAATAATGTATTATGATATTCCCCCATCAATTGATCTAACTCCAAAAAATAAGATTCGTATACTTGCTGCCCGTCCTGTGAAGTTAAATATGCCACTGACTCTGAGAATATTGATACAGAAAGAACTACAAGAATACCAAGTACTACTAAAAGTTTTTTCATTATGGACCTCCTCTGATTTGATAATTTTATAGTGACTTCAAAAACTCTAAAACCTGTTTTAGCGCCCCTTCGCCCCGCAGCCCACCCATAAGGAAAATGGATAGTAAAGCTCTGCAGCCCACCCATAAGGAAAATGGATAGTAAGGCTTCGCAGCCTACCTATAAGGAAAGGAAGTTTTTTCTTTTCCTCCGCAGCGCACCTATAAGGAGCAGTTCTTAACCGCTGAGAAAATAGTAATATTTTCATTATATCTTTTAATAATTAAAAGAACCTTAAAAACTGGGGCAGAAAATTTGACTGATTCCTTTTAAATGTGGTATAATCGAGTGAAAATTATATAACTTTCTAGTTAAAAGTAGATTAACCTATCTACAGGAGGGAGGACATATATTGATTCCTTTAAAAGAGAAATTGATAATGAGAACTCTATACCACAACTTCAATACTCAACTTCCTCAGTTAGAAACTGAAATTAGCTACAAAAGGGGAAACAAGTATCTATTTTTTGTTTTCTACACCTTACAAGCTACTAGTGACAAGTTAGTATCTTATGATCTCGTAAAAAATGGAAATGAGTTTATTTTTACACTCGAGTTTGGAAGAGACAAACATTACCTAAAATTAGAGACTAAGGAAAATTATAAATCTTATTATTTCGTATCTATAAACAACGATTTGAATATCGATGAATTTGTCCAAATAGAGCTTATTTGACAAATCAATGAATGATTCTTTCCATTTCTATCTGCTTTATGAATATAGAATAATTATTGTCAATCAATGCTTTGTGCAATGGATCATCTTCTGGAACCGAGACTAAGACAATTCTATTTTTAATTTTTAAAAGTTTGGATGTAATATCTTCAATTATTGCCTCGAAGGCGTAACCCTCTTCAATCGGGGAGGCATCAACTATATAACAATTATCTTTGTTGAATCCCCATACTACGTAGCCGCATTTCTTATTGTTATCGTATATGATTTCATAGTTGTATCTATTTTCGCTAAGTTTTATGGTTATAGGTTCTCTTTGCCAATTTGGTTTTCTTTTAAATCTAAATTTTGCCTCGGTAGCCATTTCATAGATTACATCTGAAGTAGTTTGTTCGTATTTGAAATGAGTATTTGTTGATTTATCTTTTTCTTTTAAGAAAGAAGACAGCTCTCTTGTTGCTCTAAAACCATGTTTATTATAAAATCTTATAGACCTTTCATCACTTTGGGCAACTTCTAAAATTATTTTCTTTATCTCTTTCCATTTTAATGTTTCAATTGTACGAAAGATGATTTCAGAAGCCAATCCTTTTCCTCTAAATTCTTCTTTTACTCCAATTGAGTCAATTCTTCCAACATCTTTTCTTATTGATATAATACTGAATCCCACAGGTATACCATCATAAAAAGCTATAAAAGAATCTTCCATGGAGATAGAGTTTTC
This genomic window contains:
- a CDS encoding peptidylprolyl isomerase, whose product is MKKLLVVLGILVVLSVSIFSESVAYLTSQDGQQVYESYFLELDQLMGEYHNTLLNMLSQNPQYDQYFNKPIDLISITDVLMEYKAMEKFLNDNGITLDATKISQETDQMYNQYMGSESTKQIFLQFFEKEEYFRGFVSSLVYRNEVINELRNYFSNFSEEELSTYVSDNFENLKSQYDTVKISRIVTTDEGTANNIKSEILQNKISFSQAASENSVDTQTASVGGLVGWVKRGDISENIFEASLSSTPGEIIGPLSSPLGYQIVRVEGKKIYETPDELLVDEDIKNQLTTSFVDYQITNWYDSYMSNYDFVISYEPLAIAYDIYKAQSFDDLANVEKKYRDDILSGNGLPEEWYVSYIFIVENLLPMKISQKNDLESYLNIAQSYPEFLEYSNDEINSQIEHYTQLMDTAESTDLRNEASQKESALRELQYLQGAYEVFTQPEIQNKYDELTNDIEQMNEALENSLVTLREMNPDAIEVIGKLYQTKPDDPNVAFDYYATVYSYILDYYNSTGDIESVRQDLETIKSTLKSLNTEDLDEERANQRQQILENIDQLLNQ
- a CDS encoding GNAT family N-acetyltransferase, whose amino-acid sequence is MITYESLKNVSASVVIELVNEVFKDYVFPVNWNLESFDKDVKENSISMEDSFIAFYDGIPVGFSIISIRKDVGRIDSIGVKEEFRGKGLASEIIFRTIETLKWKEIKKIILEVAQSDERSIRFYNKHGFRATRELSSFLKEKDKSTNTHFKYEQTTSDVIYEMATEAKFRFKRKPNWQREPITIKLSENRYNYEIIYDNNKKCGYVVWGFNKDNCYIVDASPIEEGYAFEAIIEDITSKLLKIKNRIVLVSVPEDDPLHKALIDNNYSIFIKQIEMERIIH